Proteins from one Chitinophaga oryzae genomic window:
- a CDS encoding AraC family transcriptional regulator yields MEYKAKYITEDIKLSCYEDKFFKSDIMFEHHMLVWFISGETKIVQADATYFFGKGDIFLIPRNQLATIINYPKDRQPHKTVVMHLTVERLRRFYASHPSKPQTMRPQQIYSFSNHPLLESCLSSLIPYFDMKDLPEDIASLKITEAISILRTIDKSVDDVLANFEEPGKIDLADFMEKNFMFNMPLEKFGYLTGRSLTTFKRDFSRTFNNTPQRWLTQKRLELAHYHLREKKKKPVDVCYEVGFENLSHFSFAFKKHFGYAPTKLLE; encoded by the coding sequence ATGGAATACAAGGCAAAATACATCACAGAAGATATAAAATTGTCATGCTACGAAGACAAGTTCTTCAAATCTGACATCATGTTCGAGCACCACATGCTGGTTTGGTTCATTTCGGGCGAAACCAAGATCGTTCAGGCGGATGCCACCTACTTTTTCGGAAAGGGAGACATTTTCCTCATACCCCGTAATCAACTGGCAACGATCATTAATTATCCTAAAGACCGGCAACCGCATAAAACGGTGGTCATGCATTTAACGGTGGAGAGGTTGCGGCGCTTTTATGCATCGCATCCCTCCAAACCACAAACCATGCGACCACAGCAGATCTACAGCTTCAGTAATCACCCCTTGCTGGAAAGCTGCCTGTCATCCCTGATCCCTTATTTCGATATGAAAGACTTACCGGAGGATATCGCGTCTTTGAAAATCACGGAAGCTATTAGCATTCTGCGGACGATCGATAAAAGCGTAGACGATGTGCTGGCCAATTTCGAAGAACCCGGAAAGATCGACCTCGCAGATTTCATGGAGAAGAATTTCATGTTCAACATGCCGCTGGAAAAATTCGGTTACCTGACAGGCAGGAGCCTCACTACTTTCAAACGGGATTTCAGCAGGACGTTCAACAATACACCGCAACGCTGGCTAACGCAAAAAAGACTGGAGCTGGCGCATTACCATCTCAGGGAGAAGAAAAAGAAGCCGGTAGACGTATGCTACGAAGTAGGATTCGAGAACCTGTCCCACTTTTCGTTTGCGTTTAAGAAGCACTTCGGGTATGCGCCTACGAAGTTATTGGAATAA
- a CDS encoding terpene synthase family protein → MTEKQQRKYKKMRLHCCIARMLPYASLDRITPCHRFILFQSVFDDQLEYKTAEEIDLLRSRLVEVFNGSQPEPGETGLFRQAYKIGEEFRAFMPTAWMERFIGAFHRVTRYGVVDDAPFKESEKAMLLVYYLLNREYSILMYPYLYMIDIETDFVFPDLPDKHPVIQRLRALASRIIGWQNDIQGLSKELTLETEVTNLIVVLQHQYNLSLKDALTKAMDIHDSDLAEFISLTKALPDFGRYHQQVDRFILGLGLQIQGVNSFYINDTIRYLPDGSGFAWPELKSNFC, encoded by the coding sequence TTGACGGAAAAGCAACAAAGAAAGTATAAAAAAATGCGCCTGCATTGCTGTATAGCACGGATGCTTCCTTATGCAAGTCTGGACCGCATTACGCCCTGCCATAGATTTATTCTTTTTCAGTCCGTTTTCGACGATCAATTAGAATATAAGACCGCTGAAGAAATCGACCTACTACGGTCAAGGCTGGTGGAAGTATTCAATGGAAGCCAGCCGGAGCCCGGCGAGACGGGCCTTTTCCGGCAGGCTTACAAGATTGGTGAGGAATTTCGTGCCTTTATGCCAACCGCATGGATGGAACGATTTATAGGTGCATTTCATCGTGTTACAAGATATGGCGTTGTGGATGACGCACCATTTAAGGAGAGTGAGAAAGCAATGCTGCTTGTTTATTATCTGCTAAATCGTGAGTATTCTATTCTCATGTATCCATACTTATATATGATAGATATTGAGACGGATTTCGTATTTCCAGATCTTCCTGATAAACATCCTGTAATACAACGGTTGAGGGCCCTGGCTTCAAGAATAATTGGATGGCAGAATGATATTCAGGGCCTTAGTAAAGAACTGACTTTGGAAACGGAAGTTACTAACTTGATTGTTGTTTTGCAGCACCAATATAACCTCTCTTTGAAAGATGCGCTCACAAAAGCTATGGATATCCATGATTCCGATCTTGCTGAATTCATTTCCTTGACAAAAGCCCTTCCAGACTTCGGCAGGTATCATCAGCAGGTTGATAGATTTATTCTGGGTTTAGGTCTTCAGATACAAGGTGTAAACAGCTTTTATATAAATGACACTATACGTTATTTACCAGATGGGTCGGGCTTTGCCTGGCCAGAGCTTAAATCAAATTTTTGCTAA
- the rluF gene encoding 23S rRNA pseudouridine(2604) synthase RluF — MDISINKYISETGFCSRREADKYIEQGRVTINDNIASKGNRVKAGDVVEVDGEPLKKKKTTVYIALNKPKGITCTTDLKDKTNIIDFMNFPSRIFPIGRLDKLSEGLIFLTNDGDIVNKILRAGNQHEKEYIVSVDKPVTLEFIKAMRNGVKILGTVTQKCFVQQEGTDRFRIILTQGLNRQIRRMCEVLGYKVVTLKRTRIMNMTLKDLAPGKWRYFTKEEISSINTMVASSSKTAPGDNSGGMDE, encoded by the coding sequence ATGGATATCAGTATCAATAAATATATCAGCGAGACAGGCTTCTGCAGCCGGCGGGAGGCAGACAAATACATAGAGCAGGGCCGTGTCACCATTAATGATAATATCGCTTCGAAAGGCAACCGCGTGAAGGCGGGCGACGTGGTGGAAGTAGACGGAGAGCCGCTGAAAAAGAAAAAGACGACCGTATATATTGCGCTCAACAAGCCTAAAGGCATTACCTGTACCACCGATCTGAAAGACAAAACCAATATCATCGACTTCATGAATTTCCCGTCGAGGATATTTCCTATCGGGCGGCTGGACAAGCTTTCCGAGGGACTGATCTTTCTGACCAACGACGGAGATATCGTGAACAAGATCCTCCGTGCCGGTAACCAGCACGAAAAAGAATATATCGTGTCCGTCGATAAACCCGTTACCCTGGAGTTTATCAAAGCTATGCGCAACGGTGTGAAGATACTGGGTACCGTTACCCAGAAGTGTTTTGTGCAGCAGGAGGGTACAGACAGGTTCCGTATAATCCTTACCCAGGGCCTCAACCGGCAGATACGCCGTATGTGCGAGGTGCTGGGGTATAAGGTAGTGACGCTGAAAAGAACGCGTATCATGAACATGACCCTGAAAGACCTGGCACCCGGGAAGTGGCGTTATTTTACCAAAGAGGAAATTTCCAGTATCAATACCATGGTCGCTTCCAGCAGTAAAACCGCTCCCGGTGACAACAGCGGAGGAATGGATGAATAA
- a CDS encoding SAM hydrolase/SAM-dependent halogenase family protein: protein MRKIRIYSLALVALLLARALSAQNKIVVFQSDFGLKDGAVSAMKGVANGVSTDLRLYDLTHEIPAYNIWEAAFRLEQTVPYWPVGTVFVSVVDPGVGTSRKSVVLKTRKGHFLVTPDNGTLTLIAASEGIAEVREIDEAVNRRKGSGKSYTFHGRDVYAYTGARLASGAITFDQVGPLLPATVVKLPFQQAVREGKTLRGNIPILDIQYGNVWTNIGAALLEELRPQFGDMLEVTFYHRQQQVATIQAPYSETFGAVAEGKPLAYLNSLMQLSFALNMGNFAEAYHIGSGSDWSVAVTLLPRQN from the coding sequence ATGAGAAAAATCCGCATATATAGTCTGGCCCTGGTGGCACTGTTGCTGGCGCGGGCGCTGTCCGCACAAAATAAGATCGTCGTGTTTCAGTCCGATTTCGGTTTGAAGGACGGTGCTGTTTCCGCCATGAAAGGGGTGGCTAACGGGGTATCCACTGATCTCAGGTTGTATGACCTGACCCATGAGATACCGGCTTACAACATATGGGAGGCTGCTTTCCGCCTGGAGCAGACAGTGCCTTACTGGCCGGTGGGGACCGTTTTTGTGTCGGTAGTGGACCCGGGAGTAGGCACCAGCCGCAAATCTGTCGTGCTAAAGACCCGCAAGGGGCACTTCCTCGTGACGCCGGATAACGGCACCCTCACGCTGATAGCGGCGTCGGAGGGAATTGCAGAGGTGCGGGAGATCGACGAGGCGGTGAACCGCCGCAAAGGCTCCGGTAAGTCCTATACTTTCCATGGCCGTGATGTATACGCCTATACCGGGGCGCGCCTCGCATCCGGCGCCATCACCTTCGACCAGGTGGGGCCGCTACTGCCGGCCACGGTAGTAAAGCTGCCGTTCCAGCAGGCCGTGCGTGAAGGGAAAACGCTCAGGGGGAATATCCCCATCCTGGATATTCAATATGGTAATGTATGGACCAACATCGGCGCAGCCCTGCTGGAGGAACTGCGGCCGCAGTTCGGCGATATGCTGGAAGTGACGTTTTATCACAGGCAGCAGCAGGTGGCCACCATACAGGCGCCCTACAGCGAAACATTCGGCGCCGTGGCGGAAGGGAAGCCGCTCGCATATCTCAACAGCCTGATGCAGCTGTCTTTCGCCCTGAATATGGGGAACTTCGCCGAGGCCTATCACATCGGCAGCGGCAGCGACTGGAGCGTGGCCGTTACCCTGTTGCCGCGGCAGAATTAA
- a CDS encoding quinone oxidoreductase family protein, with protein sequence MKAVTLNAYGAPEVLEVTDQPMPVPAPQEVIVKVQAVGVNYADLLIRQGIYPFIAQFPAILPGEVSGIITETGSGVQHLKAGQRVTGYAPAGYAAYAAIPAAALTVLPDQVSPAAGLLTHALTARHLLEQTSGYRSLVITAAAGGVGSKAVQLAKIKGVPQIIALTGSAAKQNYVRSLGATHAINYRESDWLQQLTAITGPQGADLVLDATGGDTPAQLVSALAVNGTLIVYGNSSGQPTAVNPQELIMKSARIIGSTVYNILPEQRRQWSQELLELIAAGQLQSQINSYPFTDVIRAHSDIEGRRNTGRTVLSFPD encoded by the coding sequence ATGAAAGCAGTCACCCTTAATGCTTACGGCGCTCCCGAAGTGCTGGAAGTGACCGACCAGCCCATGCCCGTTCCTGCCCCGCAGGAAGTGATCGTAAAAGTACAGGCAGTGGGCGTCAACTACGCCGACCTCCTTATCCGTCAGGGCATATACCCTTTTATTGCGCAGTTTCCCGCCATACTACCCGGCGAAGTGAGCGGTATCATCACCGAAACCGGCAGCGGGGTACAGCACCTGAAAGCAGGGCAACGGGTAACGGGATACGCTCCTGCCGGATACGCAGCCTATGCCGCTATTCCCGCCGCAGCCCTCACCGTGCTGCCCGACCAGGTAAGCCCCGCGGCAGGACTGCTCACCCACGCGCTGACGGCCAGGCATCTGCTGGAACAAACCAGCGGATACCGCTCCCTCGTCATCACGGCAGCAGCCGGCGGCGTAGGTTCCAAAGCGGTACAACTGGCCAAAATCAAAGGCGTGCCACAGATCATTGCCCTCACCGGCAGCGCTGCCAAACAGAACTATGTACGTTCTCTCGGCGCAACCCATGCCATCAACTACCGTGAGTCCGACTGGCTGCAACAACTGACAGCCATTACCGGCCCGCAGGGCGCAGACCTGGTACTGGACGCCACCGGCGGCGATACGCCTGCGCAACTGGTGTCAGCCCTCGCCGTCAACGGCACCCTCATCGTCTATGGCAACAGCTCCGGGCAACCTACGGCCGTCAACCCACAGGAACTGATCATGAAGTCCGCCCGTATCATCGGTTCCACCGTCTATAACATCCTCCCGGAACAACGGCGGCAATGGAGCCAGGAACTGCTGGAACTGATCGCCGCCGGCCAGCTTCAAAGCCAGATCAACAGTTATCCGTTCACCGATGTAATCCGCGCCCACAGCGACATAGAGGGCCGCCGCAATACCGGTCGCACCGTGCTCTCTTTCCCTGATTAA
- a CDS encoding DinB family protein: MENTTIATPVTAISSADLLEHYQGHRRLTRRLLEGFPEDRFFDYSIGGMRSVAALAMEQINVSGMGVAGAATRNWQTVPKREQPATKQEILDLWDKNTRLINEYWPMITEERFLETDKAFGMYEGVVINLVLYFIDNEIHHRGQIYVYYRSLGLEPAPFYER; encoded by the coding sequence ATGGAAAACACCACCATCGCAACACCAGTGACCGCCATCTCCAGCGCCGATTTGCTTGAACACTACCAGGGCCACCGCCGCCTTACCCGCCGCCTGCTGGAAGGGTTTCCGGAAGACCGCTTCTTTGACTACTCCATCGGCGGCATGCGCTCTGTAGCTGCACTGGCCATGGAACAGATCAACGTTTCCGGCATGGGCGTAGCCGGCGCCGCCACCCGCAACTGGCAAACCGTTCCCAAAAGAGAACAACCCGCCACCAAACAGGAAATCCTCGATCTCTGGGACAAAAATACCCGGCTGATCAACGAATACTGGCCGATGATCACGGAAGAACGTTTCCTCGAAACCGACAAAGCTTTTGGTATGTACGAAGGCGTGGTGATCAACCTCGTGCTCTATTTTATCGATAATGAAATCCACCACCGCGGACAGATATATGTTTATTACCGCTCGCTGGGACTGGAGCCCGCGCCTTTCTATGAGCGCTAA